A genomic region of Platichthys flesus chromosome 4, fPlaFle2.1, whole genome shotgun sequence contains the following coding sequences:
- the synrg gene encoding synergin gamma isoform X6, which produces MALRPGSGGGGSFMYPVGGGLGQPQGMVPMQHQQQQQHQQQQHQQLQQHQQQQQQLQQHQQQQQQQQQGFSIGPVMQPNMQGMMGMNYGGQMTQGAMPMQGGMAIGMQTPGMQFIGQPQFMSMRPAGPQYTADMQKQMAEEHQKRLDHQQKMLEEDRKRRQFEEQKQKLRLLSSVKPKTGEKSRDDALEAIKGNLDGFSRDAKMHPTPSSQTKKPAGVGVYPQQEHIQPMLPAWAYNDSLVPDMFKKILEFTMTPAGIDTAKLYPILMSSGLPREALGQIWATANRTTPGMLTKEELYTVLSLIGVAQSGLPAMNLEILSQFPSPPVPNLPSLTMAMAPVMPQHQQPMITQTPVSMAMPSPTPQIMAMTSLAPTQPPTNTNFIASFPPAQASKTDDDDFADFQEAPKAGAKDQDFTEFQGESGGSFPPTTAPQLQNSAPAMLTPVSGSSSASVTSSDKYAVFKQLSVDPPAEPTPHAPDIGDKYSVFRQLEPPADKKPVGEGFADFKSVSADDGFTDFKTADSVSPLDPSEQAKIFQPAFSSAFPNSQSLQQLPQQQAAVSLSQTKNPLNIADMDLFSSIAPSIPASTDTKPCTFPSVSAPPSLVLRPGGAKPPGGGSDDFGDFALFGSSSDAAQPSAAGVAAAATQDDFADFMAFGSSGGEPKGDSRAGVQGDTSTQQRPQQNSDKYDVFKQLSLEGGLAYDDNKESGGGSFSSLKSDTDDFADFQSSKFCTALGASEKTLVDKVTVFKLGTEDCASVKSLDLPSIGGSSVGKDDSEDALSVQLDMKLSDMGGDLKHVMSDSSLDLPGLSAHQPPATEGDDLKFDPFGTSGISTLTSFDWSEREECLSGEVGRPQVLDGASLPSLGPPQRKELTVGSVENITSNLVDDKFEAFADFSSGDQGGVDDEDDFGDFASTVSEKSDSPAATADTGSEGNQSEAPDEFAAFQGDKPKFGRSDFLKASTQAKVKSSEEMIKNELATFDLCVQGSHKRSHSLGEKEIGRSPPSPAPEQHFRDRSNTLSEKPALPVIRDKYKDLTGEVEESERYAYEWQRCLESALEVITQANNTLNSISSSSVCTEVIQSAQGMEYLLGVVEVYRVTRRVELGIKATAVSSEKLQQLLKDISRVWNNLTGFMSLAKLAPHESSLDFSSCILKHGIKNAKELACGVCLLNVDSRSKNKEESTLGRLFKRAFNSETDNFRLLYGRHQYHASCANFWINCVEPKPPGLILPDLL; this is translated from the exons ATGGCGCTGCGGCCAGGATCCGGAGGAGGCGGCAG TTTTATGTATCCTGTTGGAGGGGGCTTGGGGCAACCACAAG gcaTGGTACCCATGcagcatcaacagcagcagcagcatcagcagcagcagcatcaacagcttcagcaacatcagcagcagcagcaacagcttcagcaacatcagcagcagcagcagcagcaacagcagggCTTCTCTATCGGTCCAGTCATGCAGCCTAACATGCAGGGGATGATGGGAATGAACTATGGGGGCCAGATGACCCAAGGAGCCATGCCTATGCAG GGCGGGATGGCAATTGGGATGCAGACCCCCGGTATGCAGTTTATAGGCCAGCCACAGTTTATGAGTATGAGACCTGCTGGACCCCAGTACACTGCTGACATGCAGAAACAAATGGCAGAGGAGCACCA AAAGCGTCTGGATCATCAGCAGAAGATGCTGGAGGAAGACAGGAAAAGAAGACAGTTtgaggagcagaaacagaagCTGAGGCTGCTCAGCAGTGTCAAACCCAAG ACAGGGGAGAAGAGTCGGGATGATGCATTGGAGGCAATCAAAGGAAACCTGGACGGCTTCAGCAGGGATGCGAAAATGCACCCCACTCCATCATCACAGACAAAGAAGCCAG CAGGTGTTGGCGTGTATCCACAACAAGAGCACATTCAGCCCATGCTGCCAGCCTGGGCGTACAATGACAGCCTCGTTCCAG ATATGTTCAAAAAGATCCTTGAGTTCACCATGACCCCGGCAGGGATAGACACAGCCAAGCTCTACCCAATTCTAATGTCATCAGGTCTTCCCAGGGAAGCACTGGGGCAAATCTGGGCCACTGCCAACCGCACAACACCTGGCATGCTGACCAAGGAGGAGCTCTACACTGTACTTTCACTAATTGGTGTGGCGCAG AGTGGCCTCCCTGCAATGAATTTGGAAATCCTCAGTCAGTTCCCCTCTCCACCAGTGCCCAATCTGCCATCCCTGACTATGGCCATGGCCCCTGTTATGCCCCAGCACCAGCAGCCCATGATAACACAGACCCCGGTCTCTATGGCCATGCCATCACCAACACCACAGATCATGGCCATGACATCGCTAGCACCAACTCAACCGCCCACAAACACTAACTTCATCGCCAGCTTTCCTCCGGCACAG GCGAGCAAAACAGATGACGATGATTTCGCGGACTTCCAGGAGGCTCCAAAGGCAGGAGCAAAAGACCAGGACTTCACTGAGTTCCAGGGGGAGTCAGGAGGAAGTTTCCCCCCCACCACAGCACCTCAGCTACAAAACAG TGCACCTGCCATGCTGACTCCAGTGTCTGGTTCCTCCTCCGCTTCTGTGACATCCTCTGATAAGTATGCTGtcttcaagcagctgtctgtaGATCCGCCTGCAGAGCCTACACCCCATGCCCCAG ATATTGGAGATAAATACAGTGTTTTCAGGCAGCTTGAGCCACCTGCTGACAAGAAACCAGTTG GGGAAGGATTTGCAGATTTCAAGTCTGTCAGCGCTGATGATGGCTTCACAGACTTTAAAACCGCCGACAGCGTATCTCCATTAGACCCTTCAGAACAGGCCAAAATCTTCCAGCCAGctttctcctctgctttccCAAACTCTCAGTCTCTACAACAGCTaccacagcagcaggcagcagtgTCTCTTTCTCAGACTAAAAATCCCCTCAACATAGCCGACATGGACCTTTTCTCTTCTATAGCTCCGTCTATTCCTGCTTCTACTGACACAAAACCTTGCACCTTCCCCTCTGTGTCAGCGCCCCCCTCTTTAGTGCTCCGACCAGGTGGAGCTAAACCTCCAGGGGGGGGCTCAGATGATTTTGGTGACTTTGCCCTCTTTGGCTCCTCCTCTGACGCTGCTCAACCTTCAGCAGCGGGCGTAGCTGCAGCAGCGACTCAGGACGACTTTGCAGACTTTATGGCATTCGGCAGTTCTGGTGGGGAGCCTAAAGGCGACAGCAGAGCGGGAGTCCAAGGGGACACCTCCACGCAGCAGAGGCCTCAGCAGAACTCCGACAAGTATGACGTATTCAAGCAGCTGTCTCTGGAGGGAGGCCTCGCATACGATGACAACAAGGAGAGTGGCGGTGGCTCCTTCTCATCCCTCAAAAGCGACACAGATGACTTCGCTGATTTTCAGTCCTCGAAGTTCTGCACAGCCCTTGGGGCTTCAGAGAAGACTCTGGTGGACAAGGTGACTGTTTTCAAACTGGGCACAGAGGACTGTGCCTCTGTTAAGTCACTTGACCTCCCATCCATTGGGGGGAGCAGTGTGGGAAAAGATGACTCCGAGGACGCTCTCTCAGTGCAGCTCGACATGAAGCTGTCGGACATGGGTGGGGATCTGAAGCACGTGATGTCGGACAGCTCTCTGGATTTGCCGGGTCTCTCTGCCCACCAGCCCCCGGCTACAG AAGGAGACGACCTGAAATTTGACCCGTTTGGCACGTCGGGCATCAGCACCCTGACCAGCTTTGACTGGTCAGAAAGGGAGGAGTGTCTGTCGGGTGAGGTCGGACGGCCACAAGTCCTGGATGGAGCTTCTCTTCCATCCTTAGGCCCACCCCAGAGGAAGGAGCTCACCGTCGGCAGTGTAGAGAACATCACAAGCAACTTGGTAGATGACAAGTTTGAGGCCTTCGCGGACTTCAGCTCTGGTGACCAAGGAGGTGTTGACGATGAGGACGACTTCGGAGACTTTGCAAGTACCGTTTCTGAAAAATCCGACTCGCCCGCTGCCACAGCTGACACAGGCTCAGAGGGGAACCAGAGCGAAGCCCCAGATGAGTTTGCCGCCTTCCAGGGCGACAAGCCCAAGTTTGGCAGGTCGGACTTCCTCAAAGCAAGCACTCAGGCCAAGGTCAAGTCCAGTGAGGAGATGATCAAGAATGAGCTGGCAACCTTTGACCTGTGCGTTCAAG GCTCCCACAAACGCAGTCACAGTTTGGGTGAGAAGGAGATTGGCCGTTCGCCGCCGTCTCCAGCTCCGGAGCAGCACTTCAGGGACCGATCTAACACCCTGAGCGAGAAGCCCGCCCTGCCCGTCATCAGGGACAAGTACAAGGACCTGACTGGGGaagtggag GAGAGCGAGCGCTACGCATACGAGTGGCAGAGGTGTCTGGAAAGTGCTCTGGag GTCATCACCCAAGCTAACAACACCCTGAACAGCATCAGCAGCTCCTCCGTCTGCACAGAGGTCATCCAGTCTGCCCAGGGAATGGAGTACCTGCTGG gtgtgGTGGAAGTGTACCGCGTCACCAGGCGTGTGGAGCTGGGCATCAAGGCGACGGCGGTGAGCTCTGAGAAACTGCAACAGTTGCTGAAGGACATCAGCCGTGTATGGAACAACCTCACAGGCTTCATGTCTCTGGCCAAGCTCGCT CCTCATGAAAGCTCCCTAGATTTCTCCTCCTGTATTCTGAAGCACGGCATCAAGAATGCCAAGGAGCTGGCGTGTGGAGTGTGTCTGCTCAACGTCGATTCACGCAGCAAG AACAAAGAAGAAAGCACTCTTGGACGTCTGTTTAAACGA
- the synrg gene encoding synergin gamma isoform X3, whose product MALRPGSGGGGSFMYPVGGGLGQPQGMVPMQHQQQQQHQQQQHQQLQQHQQQQQQLQQHQQQQQQQQQGFSIGPVMQPNMQGMMGMNYGGQMTQGAMPMQGGMAIGMQTPGMQFIGQPQFMSMRPAGPQYTADMQKQMAEEHQKRLDHQQKMLEEDRKRRQFEEQKQKLRLLSSVKPKTGEKSRDDALEAIKGNLDGFSRDAKMHPTPSSQTKKPDSSPSHPSVSTHSLPAALSEDNDEFSDFQGPLDTPASFSPPSSSSSSTLGLSTQAHVQPASPAPQTGFSEDDEFSDFVQGPVNTIPFSNVHISSQDQTHPSFPSSQSLPASVSVPTASQHCAVNTSSQSTSQGPSLEEKLFSSCDLTADKTAQVSFKSRQSLADMGPRSKVSSQFQSSNKARNWAVAAKDLSSVFVTVKAPEASVSAPSVSPSAVDPSSKTSSESGVGVYPQQEHIQPMLPAWAYNDSLVPDMFKKILEFTMTPAGIDTAKLYPILMSSGLPREALGQIWATANRTTPGMLTKEELYTVLSLIGVAQSGLPAMNLEILSQFPSPPVPNLPSLTMAMAPVMPQHQQPMITQTPVSMAMPSPTPQIMAMTSLAPTQPPTNTNFIASFPPAQASKTDDDDFADFQEAPKAGAKDQDFTEFQGESGGSFPPTTAPQLQNSAPAMLTPVSGSSSASVTSSDKYAVFKQLSVDPPAEPTPHAPDIGDKYSVFRQLEPPADKKPVGEGFADFKSVSADDGFTDFKTADSVSPLDPSEQAKIFQPAFSSAFPNSQSLQQLPQQQAAVSLSQTKNPLNIADMDLFSSIAPSIPASTDTKPCTFPSVSAPPSLVLRPGGAKPPGGGSDDFGDFALFGSSSDAAQPSAAGVAAAATQDDFADFMAFGSSGGEPKGDSRAGVQGDTSTQQRPQQNSDKYDVFKQLSLEGGLAYDDNKESGGGSFSSLKSDTDDFADFQSSKFCTALGASEKTLVDKVTVFKLGTEDCASVKSLDLPSIGGSSVGKDDSEDALSVQLDMKLSDMGGDLKHVMSDSSLDLPGLSAHQPPATEGDDLKFDPFGTSGISTLTSFDWSEREECLSGEVGRPQVLDGASLPSLGPPQRKELTVGSVENITSNLVDDKFEAFADFSSGDQGGVDDEDDFGDFASTVSEKSDSPAATADTGSEGNQSEAPDEFAAFQGDKPKFGRSDFLKASTQAKVKSSEEMIKNELATFDLCVQGSHKRSHSLGEKEIGRSPPSPAPEQHFRDRSNTLSEKPALPVIRDKYKDLTGEVEESERYAYEWQRCLESALEVITQANNTLNSISSSSVCTEVIQSAQGMEYLLGVVEVYRVTRRVELGIKATAVSSEKLQQLLKDISRVWNNLTGFMSLAKLAPHESSLDFSSCILKHGIKNAKELACGVCLLNVDSRSKNKEESTLGRLFKRALTKNNDSKSRVIMSFFYVFLYKYQII is encoded by the exons ATGGCGCTGCGGCCAGGATCCGGAGGAGGCGGCAG TTTTATGTATCCTGTTGGAGGGGGCTTGGGGCAACCACAAG gcaTGGTACCCATGcagcatcaacagcagcagcagcatcagcagcagcagcatcaacagcttcagcaacatcagcagcagcagcaacagcttcagcaacatcagcagcagcagcagcagcaacagcagggCTTCTCTATCGGTCCAGTCATGCAGCCTAACATGCAGGGGATGATGGGAATGAACTATGGGGGCCAGATGACCCAAGGAGCCATGCCTATGCAG GGCGGGATGGCAATTGGGATGCAGACCCCCGGTATGCAGTTTATAGGCCAGCCACAGTTTATGAGTATGAGACCTGCTGGACCCCAGTACACTGCTGACATGCAGAAACAAATGGCAGAGGAGCACCA AAAGCGTCTGGATCATCAGCAGAAGATGCTGGAGGAAGACAGGAAAAGAAGACAGTTtgaggagcagaaacagaagCTGAGGCTGCTCAGCAGTGTCAAACCCAAG ACAGGGGAGAAGAGTCGGGATGATGCATTGGAGGCAATCAAAGGAAACCTGGACGGCTTCAGCAGGGATGCGAAAATGCACCCCACTCCATCATCACAGACAAAGAAGCCAG ACTCATCGCCATCACACCCGTCTGtctccactcactcactccctgCAGCTTTGTCTGAGGACAATGATGAGTTTAGTGACTTTCAGGGGCCTTTAGATACCCCAGCCTCCTTCTCtccgccctcctcttcctcttcatccaccCTTGGCCTTTCCACTCAGGCCCACGTCCAGCCTGCGTCCCCTGCCCCTCAGACAGGTTTCTCTGAGGACGATGAGTTTAGTGACTTTGTTCAGGGTCCCGTAAACACTATCCCCTTCTCCAATGTCCACATCTCCTCTCAAGACCAAACCCAtccttccttcccctcctcaCAATCCCTCCCTGCCTCTGTGTCCGTTCCCACTGCCTCCCAACACTGTGCTGTCAACACCAGTTCCCAATCTACATCTCAAG GCCCGTCCCTGGAAGAGAAGCTATTCTCCTCATGTGATCTTACTGCTGATAAGACGGCCCAGGTTAGCTTTAAATCCAGGCAGAGTTTGGCTGATATGGGTCCTAGATCTAAAGTTTCCAGCCAGTTTCAATCCAGCAATAAAGCAAGGAACTGGGCTGTGGCCGCCAAGGACTTGAGTTCTGTCTTCGTCACTGTAAAGGCACCTGAGGCCTCAGTCTCAGCACCCAGCGTGTCCCCATCAGCTGTCGATCCGTCCTCCAAAACCAGTAGTGAAAGTG GTGTTGGCGTGTATCCACAACAAGAGCACATTCAGCCCATGCTGCCAGCCTGGGCGTACAATGACAGCCTCGTTCCAG ATATGTTCAAAAAGATCCTTGAGTTCACCATGACCCCGGCAGGGATAGACACAGCCAAGCTCTACCCAATTCTAATGTCATCAGGTCTTCCCAGGGAAGCACTGGGGCAAATCTGGGCCACTGCCAACCGCACAACACCTGGCATGCTGACCAAGGAGGAGCTCTACACTGTACTTTCACTAATTGGTGTGGCGCAG AGTGGCCTCCCTGCAATGAATTTGGAAATCCTCAGTCAGTTCCCCTCTCCACCAGTGCCCAATCTGCCATCCCTGACTATGGCCATGGCCCCTGTTATGCCCCAGCACCAGCAGCCCATGATAACACAGACCCCGGTCTCTATGGCCATGCCATCACCAACACCACAGATCATGGCCATGACATCGCTAGCACCAACTCAACCGCCCACAAACACTAACTTCATCGCCAGCTTTCCTCCGGCACAG GCGAGCAAAACAGATGACGATGATTTCGCGGACTTCCAGGAGGCTCCAAAGGCAGGAGCAAAAGACCAGGACTTCACTGAGTTCCAGGGGGAGTCAGGAGGAAGTTTCCCCCCCACCACAGCACCTCAGCTACAAAACAG TGCACCTGCCATGCTGACTCCAGTGTCTGGTTCCTCCTCCGCTTCTGTGACATCCTCTGATAAGTATGCTGtcttcaagcagctgtctgtaGATCCGCCTGCAGAGCCTACACCCCATGCCCCAG ATATTGGAGATAAATACAGTGTTTTCAGGCAGCTTGAGCCACCTGCTGACAAGAAACCAGTTG GGGAAGGATTTGCAGATTTCAAGTCTGTCAGCGCTGATGATGGCTTCACAGACTTTAAAACCGCCGACAGCGTATCTCCATTAGACCCTTCAGAACAGGCCAAAATCTTCCAGCCAGctttctcctctgctttccCAAACTCTCAGTCTCTACAACAGCTaccacagcagcaggcagcagtgTCTCTTTCTCAGACTAAAAATCCCCTCAACATAGCCGACATGGACCTTTTCTCTTCTATAGCTCCGTCTATTCCTGCTTCTACTGACACAAAACCTTGCACCTTCCCCTCTGTGTCAGCGCCCCCCTCTTTAGTGCTCCGACCAGGTGGAGCTAAACCTCCAGGGGGGGGCTCAGATGATTTTGGTGACTTTGCCCTCTTTGGCTCCTCCTCTGACGCTGCTCAACCTTCAGCAGCGGGCGTAGCTGCAGCAGCGACTCAGGACGACTTTGCAGACTTTATGGCATTCGGCAGTTCTGGTGGGGAGCCTAAAGGCGACAGCAGAGCGGGAGTCCAAGGGGACACCTCCACGCAGCAGAGGCCTCAGCAGAACTCCGACAAGTATGACGTATTCAAGCAGCTGTCTCTGGAGGGAGGCCTCGCATACGATGACAACAAGGAGAGTGGCGGTGGCTCCTTCTCATCCCTCAAAAGCGACACAGATGACTTCGCTGATTTTCAGTCCTCGAAGTTCTGCACAGCCCTTGGGGCTTCAGAGAAGACTCTGGTGGACAAGGTGACTGTTTTCAAACTGGGCACAGAGGACTGTGCCTCTGTTAAGTCACTTGACCTCCCATCCATTGGGGGGAGCAGTGTGGGAAAAGATGACTCCGAGGACGCTCTCTCAGTGCAGCTCGACATGAAGCTGTCGGACATGGGTGGGGATCTGAAGCACGTGATGTCGGACAGCTCTCTGGATTTGCCGGGTCTCTCTGCCCACCAGCCCCCGGCTACAG AAGGAGACGACCTGAAATTTGACCCGTTTGGCACGTCGGGCATCAGCACCCTGACCAGCTTTGACTGGTCAGAAAGGGAGGAGTGTCTGTCGGGTGAGGTCGGACGGCCACAAGTCCTGGATGGAGCTTCTCTTCCATCCTTAGGCCCACCCCAGAGGAAGGAGCTCACCGTCGGCAGTGTAGAGAACATCACAAGCAACTTGGTAGATGACAAGTTTGAGGCCTTCGCGGACTTCAGCTCTGGTGACCAAGGAGGTGTTGACGATGAGGACGACTTCGGAGACTTTGCAAGTACCGTTTCTGAAAAATCCGACTCGCCCGCTGCCACAGCTGACACAGGCTCAGAGGGGAACCAGAGCGAAGCCCCAGATGAGTTTGCCGCCTTCCAGGGCGACAAGCCCAAGTTTGGCAGGTCGGACTTCCTCAAAGCAAGCACTCAGGCCAAGGTCAAGTCCAGTGAGGAGATGATCAAGAATGAGCTGGCAACCTTTGACCTGTGCGTTCAAG GCTCCCACAAACGCAGTCACAGTTTGGGTGAGAAGGAGATTGGCCGTTCGCCGCCGTCTCCAGCTCCGGAGCAGCACTTCAGGGACCGATCTAACACCCTGAGCGAGAAGCCCGCCCTGCCCGTCATCAGGGACAAGTACAAGGACCTGACTGGGGaagtggag GAGAGCGAGCGCTACGCATACGAGTGGCAGAGGTGTCTGGAAAGTGCTCTGGag GTCATCACCCAAGCTAACAACACCCTGAACAGCATCAGCAGCTCCTCCGTCTGCACAGAGGTCATCCAGTCTGCCCAGGGAATGGAGTACCTGCTGG gtgtgGTGGAAGTGTACCGCGTCACCAGGCGTGTGGAGCTGGGCATCAAGGCGACGGCGGTGAGCTCTGAGAAACTGCAACAGTTGCTGAAGGACATCAGCCGTGTATGGAACAACCTCACAGGCTTCATGTCTCTGGCCAAGCTCGCT CCTCATGAAAGCTCCCTAGATTTCTCCTCCTGTATTCTGAAGCACGGCATCAAGAATGCCAAGGAGCTGGCGTGTGGAGTGTGTCTGCTCAACGTCGATTCACGCAGCAAG AACAAAGAAGAAAGCACTCTTGGACGTCTGTTTAAACGA